The following are encoded together in the Arthrobacter sp. Y-9 genome:
- a CDS encoding MFS transporter, producing the protein MVTSEALSKLGSEFSLIAVAFAVLAVSGSPSDLGLALMARTFPPVLLLLIGGVWADRFSRAKLMISADLVALVAQASLGLVLLTGHYNIWLVVLFQAMLGSATAMFRPAIAGLIPQTVPKSDLQSANSLISIVGSTAGLVGPVLAGGLMLLVNPGVLILVDAATFLISAAILSKLWSVTNVRRTDAPRNFVREAGEGISYVLRSRWLSSTIVQSLLFQAGFAVFFTLGPALTLASGGGAQSWGIMVTAFGGGSLLGGLIALHFRPRTPMIAMQFVLILTIPALFAMAFGAPLVLQAIGALLAGAAFALSDTIWDTYLQATTPEDRLGRVASVAGLSGASLRPFGYLLAGFIAVLLGTAVTFVVTATILFASIVVVLLLLLPKAAELRAPEYSVEEVNSEAS; encoded by the coding sequence GTGGTGACGTCTGAGGCTCTAAGTAAACTGGGGTCTGAGTTTTCGCTGATCGCCGTAGCGTTCGCGGTGCTTGCGGTATCCGGATCGCCTTCGGATCTTGGGTTAGCGCTTATGGCGCGGACATTCCCGCCGGTATTGCTGTTATTGATCGGCGGGGTATGGGCGGACCGCTTCTCGCGGGCGAAGCTGATGATCTCGGCCGATCTGGTCGCGTTGGTAGCGCAAGCGAGTCTTGGACTCGTCCTGCTCACGGGGCACTACAACATCTGGCTCGTCGTGCTCTTCCAAGCGATGCTGGGCTCAGCCACTGCGATGTTTCGGCCCGCGATTGCGGGACTAATCCCTCAGACAGTTCCCAAGTCCGATCTCCAGTCGGCCAACAGCTTGATCTCGATCGTGGGAAGCACCGCCGGCCTAGTGGGGCCAGTGCTGGCAGGCGGCCTGATGCTTCTGGTGAACCCAGGAGTACTGATTCTCGTAGACGCGGCCACGTTCTTGATCTCGGCGGCTATTCTCTCGAAGCTTTGGTCCGTCACCAATGTGCGGCGGACTGATGCGCCGAGAAACTTCGTTAGAGAGGCGGGCGAAGGCATCTCCTACGTTCTTAGATCACGGTGGCTGTCGTCCACGATCGTGCAGTCGTTGTTGTTCCAAGCAGGCTTCGCAGTGTTCTTCACACTTGGCCCTGCTCTCACGCTGGCAAGCGGCGGTGGAGCTCAATCGTGGGGAATCATGGTGACGGCGTTCGGAGGTGGGTCCCTACTCGGGGGGCTGATCGCGCTTCATTTCCGCCCTCGAACGCCCATGATCGCAATGCAGTTCGTCCTTATTCTGACGATACCTGCGTTGTTTGCGATGGCCTTCGGTGCTCCGCTTGTGCTTCAAGCAATCGGTGCCCTCCTCGCGGGCGCGGCTTTCGCGCTGAGTGACACAATCTGGGACACATATCTGCAAGCGACCACGCCTGAAGATCGGCTTGGACGCGTGGCGTCGGTCGCAGGACTGAGCGGCGCAAGTCTCCGACCGTTTGGATACCTTCTCGCGGGGTTCATTGCTGTCCTTCTTGGGACGGCGGTGACATTTGTCGTCACCGCGACGATACTGTTCGCCAGCATCGTGGTTGTTCTATTGCTATTGCTCCCAAAAGCCGCGGAGCTTCGGGCGCCTGAATACTCTGTAGAGGAGGTCAACAGTGAAGCCTCCTAA
- a CDS encoding Pr6Pr family membrane protein encodes MDTNRRVNSNDAAHRAAPVNRGLALFRAFFALLGLAAIVTQLVALLLRTPPGKVSNFFSYFTIQSNVIVVVVLTIAAVAAWRGRGARSLDYLRGAATVYISITGVVYSLLLSDIDVDTSLPWVNVVLHYTIPTITVIDWLVDLPSPRIGLRAALIWLAYPALYLAYSLVRGPLVDWYPYPFLDPRISGYGQVAVMSVVIAVAAFVFVAAAALSTRLAGSRVHLHQHREPDAQPDAQPGGTVEA; translated from the coding sequence GTGGACACGAATCGCAGGGTGAACAGCAACGACGCCGCCCACCGGGCCGCCCCCGTCAACCGCGGACTGGCGCTGTTCCGTGCGTTCTTCGCGCTCCTGGGGCTGGCCGCCATCGTGACGCAACTGGTCGCCCTGCTGCTGCGCACGCCGCCCGGGAAGGTCAGCAACTTCTTCAGTTACTTCACCATCCAGTCGAATGTGATCGTGGTGGTGGTGCTGACGATCGCCGCCGTCGCCGCGTGGCGCGGGAGGGGCGCCCGCTCGCTGGACTATCTCCGGGGCGCCGCCACCGTCTACATCTCGATCACGGGCGTGGTCTACAGCCTCCTGCTGTCCGACATCGACGTCGACACGTCACTGCCTTGGGTCAACGTGGTGCTGCACTACACGATCCCGACCATCACGGTCATCGACTGGCTGGTCGATCTGCCGTCCCCGCGGATCGGCCTGCGCGCGGCGCTCATCTGGCTCGCCTACCCCGCGCTGTACCTGGCGTACAGCCTGGTCCGGGGCCCGCTCGTCGACTGGTACCCCTATCCCTTCCTCGATCCGCGCATCTCCGGGTACGGGCAGGTGGCGGTCATGAGCGTGGTGATCGCGGTGGCGGCCTTCGTGTTCGTGGCCGCCGCGGCGCTGTCCACGCGGCTGGCGGGCTCGCGGGTGCATCTGCACCAGCACCGGGAGCCGGACGCGCAGCCGGATGCCCAGCCGGGCGGGACCGTCGAAGCGTGA